A portion of the Cryptomeria japonica chromosome 5, Sugi_1.0, whole genome shotgun sequence genome contains these proteins:
- the LOC131876305 gene encoding uncharacterized protein LOC131876305: MGWFWNSFQGLPLSPREIEQLVDILKDRQSAFRKGHYSLIWLPSKLGQYDAKEGYHLLANQMENYDLGIPQKLFWSNKLIAKAGVFAWLATRRKILTTDKFRRMGSQGPSRCILCKAQEESVDHLLLNCSFTAKCWRWLCAKLGWITTLPNDIVSLFQGWPISPHNGILSSLWGVNTSCLVWEVWKERNRRIFWNKARKLGSVLNSLEVSIVENINNMLALDLSVGKKNLTDSDDRIRSGWPGIKIPSFLGGIGDK, from the coding sequence ATGGGTTGGTTCTGGAATAGTTTTCAAGGTTTACCCCTATCTCCTAGAGAAATTGAGCAGCTGGTGGATATACTTAAGGATAGACAATCGGCCTTTAGGAAAGGACATTATTCCCTCATCTGGCTGCCCTCAAAATTGGGTCAATATGATGCTAAAGAAGGCTATCACCTTCTCGCCAATCAAATGGAGAATTATGATTTAGGTATTCCCCAAAAACTTTTCTGGAGTAATAAATTGATTGCTAAGGCGGGGGTTTTTGCTTGGCTAGCCACTAGAAGGAAAATTCTGACTACAGATAAGTTTAGGAGAATGGGTTCTCAAGGCCCATCAAGATGTATTCTATGTAAAGCCCAAGAAGAATCAGTAGATCACCTTCTCCTTAATTGTTCCTTTACAGCTAAATGTTGGAGATGGCTTTGTGCTAAATTGGGATGGATAACAACATTACCCAATGATATTGTATCTCTTTTTCAGGGTTGGCCAATCAGTCCACATAATGGTATCCTCAGCTCTTTATGGGGAGTCAATACTTCTTGCCTAGTTTGGGAggtctggaaagagagaaataggagaatTTTTTGGAATAAAGCAAGGAAACTTGGTTCAGTTCTGAACTCTCTAGAAGTATCTATTGTTGAGAATATTAATAACATGCTTGCTTTAGATCTATCAGTTGGCAAAAAGAACTTAACGGACAGTGATGATCGGATCAGATCTGGTTGGCCAGGGATCAAGATTCCTTCTTTCTTAGGGGGTATTGGGGACAAGTAG
- the LOC131035759 gene encoding uncharacterized protein LOC131035759 isoform X1, with translation MDLLQDYDDASGKGESSSEAKHSSGMEHESSSPDSSPLRLSLPSKSCAPQVDETLMALGIPGVPKDFHSKPIDPVQHSVKFNPTYDQLWAPIYGPAHPYAKDGIAQGMRNHKLGFVEDAAIEPFMFDEQYNTFHRYGYAADPSASVANNIVGDLEALKENDGLSVYNLPQREHKKRKHDLKTAQVEENGEEEENGEEIDNPASEEWLRKNRKSPWAGKKEGLQTELTEEQKKYAEEHAEKKGEKEKGEKEEFADKTTFHGKEERDYQGRSWVAPPKDAKATNDHCYIPKRWVHTWSGHTKGVSAIRFFPKYGHLLLSASMDTKIKIWDVFNSGKCMRTYMGHSKAVRDISFSNDGSRFLSAGYDRNIRLWDTETGKVISSFSTGKIPYVVKLNPDEDKQNVLLAGMSDKKIVQWDMNSGEITQEYDQHLGAVNTITFVDNNRRFVTSSDDKSLRVWEFGIPVVIKYISEPHMHSMPSISLHPNTNWLAAQSLDNQILIYSTRERFQLNKKKRFAGHIAAGYACQVNFSPDGRFVMSGDGEGRCWFWDWKTCKVFRTLKCHESVCIGCEWHPLEQSKVATCGWDGMIKYWD, from the exons ATGGACTTGCTGCAGGATTACGATGATGCCAGTGGCAAAGGCGAGTCAAGCTCAGAAGCAAAGCATTCATCAGGAATGGAACACGAGAGCTCTTCTCCAGACTCATCTCCCTTAAGGCTGTCTCTGCCATCTAAATCGTGCGCACCGCAGGTGGACGAAACCCTAATGGCGCTGGGCATTCCAGGCGTACCGAAAGATTTTCATAGCAAGCCGATCGATCCAGTTCAGCACAGCGTGAAATTTAATCCGACGTACGACCAGCTGTGGGCTCCCATCTATGGCCCTGCGCATCCCTATGCTAAGGACGGCATTGCCCAGGGCATGCGCAATCACAAgctagggtttgtggaagatgccGCCATCGAGCCCTTCATGTTCGACGAGCAATACAACACTTTTCACAG GTATGGCTATGCTGCTGATCCTTCTGCTTCGGTAGCCAACAATATAGTTGGAGATTTAGAGGCTTTGAAGGAGAATGATGGGTTGTCCGTTTATAATTTGCCTCAACGTGAACACAAGAAACGAAAACATGATTTGAAAACAGCCCAGGTGGAAgaaaatggagaagaagaagaaaatggcgAAGAGATTGACAATCCTGCATCTGAGGAATGGTTAAGAAAGAATAGAAAGAGCCCGTGGGCTGGTAAGAAGGAAGGATTGCAGACTGAGCTGACAGAAGAACAGAAGAAGTATGCTGAAGAACATGCAGAGAAGAAGGGTGAGAAAGAGAAGGGTGAGAAAGAGGAATTTGCAGACAAGACCACGTTCCATGGGAAGGAGGAGAGAGACTACCAGGGCAGGTCATGGGTTGCTCCTCCAAAAGATGCGAAGGCTACAAATGATCATTGTTATATTCCCAAGCGGTGGGTTCACACATGGAGTGGTCATACAAAAGGGGTTTCTGCAATCAGGTTCTTCCCCAAGTATGGTCATCTCTTGCTTTCTGCCAGTATGGACACCAAGATCAAGATTTGGGATGTTTTTAACAGCGGCAAATGCATGAGGACATACATGGGCCATTCCAAGGCAGTCAGAGATATATCATTTAGCAATGATGGTTCCAGATTTTTGAGTGCAGGGTATGATAGGAACATCAGACTTTGGGACACAGAAACAGGGAAGGTGATTTCATCATTCTCCACGGGGAAAATTCCTTATGTTGTAAAGCTCAATCCAGATGAGGATAAGCAAAATGTGCTTCTTGCAGGTATGAGTGATAAAAAGATTGTGCAGTGGGACATGAACAGTGGGGAGATCACTCAGGAATACGACCAACATCTTGGTGCTGTTAATACTATTACTTTCGTTGACAATAATAGGAGGTTTGTGACATCGAGTGATGACAAGTCTTTGAGGGTTTGGGAATTTGGTATTCCAGTGGTTATTAAATACATCAGTGAGCCGCATATGCATTCAATGCCATCTATTTCTCTCCATCCAAACACAAATTGGCTTGCTGCACAGAGTTTGGATAATCAAATTCTTATCTACAGTACAAGGGAGAGGTTCCAACTTAATAAGAAGAAGAGGTTTGCAGGGCACATTGCAGCAGGTTATGCTTGCCAAGTTAACTTTTCACCTGATGGGCGGTTTGTCATGTCTGGAGATGGTGAGGGCAGGTGCTGGTTTTGGGACTGGAAAACTTGCAAAGTGTTCAGAACTCTTAAATGCCATGAAAGTGTTTGCATAGGCTGTGAGTGGCATCCTTTGGAACAGAGTAAGGTTGCTACATGTGGCTGGGATGGGATGATTAAGTATTG GGATTGA
- the LOC131035759 gene encoding uncharacterized protein LOC131035759 isoform X2, which produces MDLLQDYDDASGKGESSSEAKHSSGMEHESSSPDSSPLRLSLPSKSCAPQVDETLMALGIPGVPKDFHSKPIDPVQHSVKFNPTYDQLWAPIYGPAHPYAKDGIAQGMRNHKLGFVEDAAIEPFMFDEQYNTFHRYGYAADPSASVANNIVGDLEALKENDGLSVYNLPQREHKKRKHDLKTAQVEENGEEEENGEEIDNPASEEWLRKNRKSPWAGKKEGLQTELTEEQKKYAEEHAEKKGEKEKGEKEEFADKTTFHGKEERDYQGRSWVAPPKDAKATNDHCYIPKRWVHTWSGHTKGVSAIRFFPKYGHLLLSASMDTKIKIWDVFNSGKCMRTYMGHSKAVRDISFSNDGSRFLSAGYDRNIRLWDTETGKVISSFSTGKIPYVVKLNPDEDKQNVLLAGMSDKKIVQWDMNSGEITQEYDQHLGAVNTITFVDNNRRFVTSSDDKSLRVWEFGIPVVIKYISEPHMHSMPSISLHPNTNWLAAQSLDNQILIYSTRERFQLNKKKRFAGHIAAGYACQVNFSPDGRFVMSGDGEGRCWFWDWKTCKVFRTLKCHESVCIGCEWHPLEQSKVATCGWDGMIKYW; this is translated from the exons ATGGACTTGCTGCAGGATTACGATGATGCCAGTGGCAAAGGCGAGTCAAGCTCAGAAGCAAAGCATTCATCAGGAATGGAACACGAGAGCTCTTCTCCAGACTCATCTCCCTTAAGGCTGTCTCTGCCATCTAAATCGTGCGCACCGCAGGTGGACGAAACCCTAATGGCGCTGGGCATTCCAGGCGTACCGAAAGATTTTCATAGCAAGCCGATCGATCCAGTTCAGCACAGCGTGAAATTTAATCCGACGTACGACCAGCTGTGGGCTCCCATCTATGGCCCTGCGCATCCCTATGCTAAGGACGGCATTGCCCAGGGCATGCGCAATCACAAgctagggtttgtggaagatgccGCCATCGAGCCCTTCATGTTCGACGAGCAATACAACACTTTTCACAG GTATGGCTATGCTGCTGATCCTTCTGCTTCGGTAGCCAACAATATAGTTGGAGATTTAGAGGCTTTGAAGGAGAATGATGGGTTGTCCGTTTATAATTTGCCTCAACGTGAACACAAGAAACGAAAACATGATTTGAAAACAGCCCAGGTGGAAgaaaatggagaagaagaagaaaatggcgAAGAGATTGACAATCCTGCATCTGAGGAATGGTTAAGAAAGAATAGAAAGAGCCCGTGGGCTGGTAAGAAGGAAGGATTGCAGACTGAGCTGACAGAAGAACAGAAGAAGTATGCTGAAGAACATGCAGAGAAGAAGGGTGAGAAAGAGAAGGGTGAGAAAGAGGAATTTGCAGACAAGACCACGTTCCATGGGAAGGAGGAGAGAGACTACCAGGGCAGGTCATGGGTTGCTCCTCCAAAAGATGCGAAGGCTACAAATGATCATTGTTATATTCCCAAGCGGTGGGTTCACACATGGAGTGGTCATACAAAAGGGGTTTCTGCAATCAGGTTCTTCCCCAAGTATGGTCATCTCTTGCTTTCTGCCAGTATGGACACCAAGATCAAGATTTGGGATGTTTTTAACAGCGGCAAATGCATGAGGACATACATGGGCCATTCCAAGGCAGTCAGAGATATATCATTTAGCAATGATGGTTCCAGATTTTTGAGTGCAGGGTATGATAGGAACATCAGACTTTGGGACACAGAAACAGGGAAGGTGATTTCATCATTCTCCACGGGGAAAATTCCTTATGTTGTAAAGCTCAATCCAGATGAGGATAAGCAAAATGTGCTTCTTGCAGGTATGAGTGATAAAAAGATTGTGCAGTGGGACATGAACAGTGGGGAGATCACTCAGGAATACGACCAACATCTTGGTGCTGTTAATACTATTACTTTCGTTGACAATAATAGGAGGTTTGTGACATCGAGTGATGACAAGTCTTTGAGGGTTTGGGAATTTGGTATTCCAGTGGTTATTAAATACATCAGTGAGCCGCATATGCATTCAATGCCATCTATTTCTCTCCATCCAAACACAAATTGGCTTGCTGCACAGAGTTTGGATAATCAAATTCTTATCTACAGTACAAGGGAGAGGTTCCAACTTAATAAGAAGAAGAGGTTTGCAGGGCACATTGCAGCAGGTTATGCTTGCCAAGTTAACTTTTCACCTGATGGGCGGTTTGTCATGTCTGGAGATGGTGAGGGCAGGTGCTGGTTTTGGGACTGGAAAACTTGCAAAGTGTTCAGAACTCTTAAATGCCATGAAAGTGTTTGCATAGGCTGTGAGTGGCATCCTTTGGAACAGAGTAAGGTTGCTACATGTGGCTGGGATGGGATGATTAAGTATTGGTAA